One genomic segment of Gemmatimonas aurantiaca includes these proteins:
- a CDS encoding ankyrin repeat domain-containing protein, with protein sequence MYPNPQDVLPLPSRPDVEQYRTRAKELVRAHHEAPAAVETWAQRWISALWRTGSADGQPTPPMPPHAHDVNRSVAQVAAFAMERLNGTRGALSQAQFVIARAHGFPSWTRLLQHLDASTRERSPVSHFEHAADAVVSGDLATLSTLLRADPALVHARSDREHGSTLLHYVSANGVENYRQRTPSNVCDIAATLLDAGADVRATCDVYGGGADTLSLAITSAHPRAAGVQLALADLLIARGARVVAGMVRACLANGCPEAAVHMGALCLARGIPLDLQELACVERVDLLADRLVERAPSAAESEEALSMAAWYDRRESIATLLDHGVPVDTPNGDGATALHVACYAGQEALVDTLLARGASVHRADATYGTTPLVWALHAWLVDGKTPASAYKAIIGRLLDAGADVKAEWIDDDRLRADEELWARLASGFRSSDRVRGQKSVGQN encoded by the coding sequence ATGTATCCCAACCCGCAGGACGTCCTGCCGCTCCCGTCCCGTCCAGACGTGGAGCAGTACCGCACCCGCGCCAAGGAACTGGTGCGCGCGCACCATGAAGCCCCCGCCGCCGTAGAGACCTGGGCACAACGCTGGATCTCGGCCCTGTGGCGCACCGGTTCAGCCGATGGGCAACCCACCCCGCCCATGCCGCCCCATGCCCACGATGTGAACCGATCCGTCGCACAGGTGGCCGCGTTTGCGATGGAGCGACTGAACGGCACGCGCGGGGCGCTGAGTCAGGCGCAGTTCGTCATTGCCCGCGCCCACGGATTTCCGAGCTGGACGCGCCTGCTGCAGCATCTCGACGCGTCGACACGTGAGCGCTCGCCCGTCTCACACTTCGAGCACGCGGCCGATGCGGTGGTGAGCGGTGATCTGGCCACCCTGTCGACCCTGCTGCGGGCCGATCCCGCGCTGGTGCACGCACGATCCGATCGTGAGCATGGATCGACGTTGCTGCACTACGTGTCCGCGAACGGCGTCGAGAACTACCGTCAGCGCACGCCGTCCAACGTCTGCGATATCGCTGCGACGCTACTCGACGCCGGCGCCGATGTCCGCGCCACCTGCGATGTCTACGGCGGCGGCGCGGATACGCTCAGTCTGGCCATCACCAGTGCGCACCCACGCGCGGCCGGCGTGCAACTGGCGCTGGCCGATCTGCTGATCGCCCGCGGCGCGCGTGTGGTGGCGGGCATGGTGCGCGCCTGTCTCGCCAACGGGTGCCCCGAAGCCGCGGTGCACATGGGCGCGCTCTGTCTCGCACGTGGCATTCCGCTGGATCTGCAGGAACTGGCGTGCGTGGAGCGCGTGGACCTGCTCGCGGATCGGCTCGTGGAGCGCGCGCCTTCGGCGGCCGAGTCCGAAGAAGCCCTGTCGATGGCAGCATGGTACGACCGACGCGAATCCATTGCGACGCTGCTCGATCATGGGGTGCCGGTGGATACCCCGAACGGCGACGGCGCAACTGCGCTGCATGTGGCCTGTTATGCCGGACAGGAAGCCCTGGTCGACACGCTGCTCGCCCGCGGCGCCTCGGTGCACCGTGCGGATGCAACCTATGGCACGACGCCGCTGGTCTGGGCCCTGCACGCCTGGCTCGTGGACGGCAAAACACCGGCAAGCGCATACAAGGCCATCATCGGACGCCTGCTCGACGCGGGCGCAGACGTGAAGGCCGAGTGGATCGACGACGATCGGCTACGCGCGGACGAAGAGCTATGGGCGCGGCTGGCCTCTGGTTTCAGATCTTCAGACAGGGTCAGAGGTCAGAAATCAGTAGGTCAGAACTGA
- the glmS gene encoding glutamine--fructose-6-phosphate transaminase (isomerizing) — translation MCGIVGYVGDKIATPMLIEGLKRLEYRGYDSAGVAIMNGKGVETRRAAGKISRLESTIAADPPQGTMGIAHTRWATHGPPNETNAHPHVSQNGKIAVVHNGIIENATALKAGLESRGYVFKSDTDTEVLAHLIETAYAGNLEAAVIEALRQVDGTYGIAVISSDEKDKIVAARKGSPLLIGIGEGEYYVASDASAILAYTRHVVYLDDGDIAVVTRDGYKVLDLDSVTREKPVTRIEWDLAQIERGGYPHFMLKEIFEQPTTVENTMRGRLILEEGFSKLGGLNIPKDDLLAVDNIIITACGTSWHSALIGEMMIEELCRIPVEVEYASEFRYRNPIVTPRTLCIVISQSGETADTLAAMREAKRRGARTLGLVNVVGSTIAREDDGGIYLHAGPEIGVASTKAFTSQVVALALFTLKLARLRDMSVQRGRELAQALARLPEQIQSILDRADEIEEVAEEFKRASNFLYLGRGYNFPAALEGALKLKEISYIHAEGYPAAEMKHGPIALIDEMMPVVCIAPHDSVFDKITSNIQEVKARKGKIIAITTRDEPSLAGKLDYEFRIPETVDLLTPILASVPLQLLAYYIAVKRGCNVDQPRNLAKSVTVE, via the coding sequence ATGTGCGGAATCGTTGGCTATGTAGGTGACAAGATCGCGACCCCGATGCTGATCGAGGGGCTCAAGCGTCTCGAATATCGCGGGTATGACTCGGCCGGCGTGGCGATCATGAACGGCAAGGGCGTCGAGACACGCCGCGCGGCCGGCAAGATCTCGCGACTCGAGTCCACCATCGCGGCCGATCCGCCGCAGGGGACGATGGGCATCGCACACACGCGCTGGGCCACGCACGGTCCGCCGAACGAGACCAACGCGCATCCGCACGTGAGTCAGAACGGCAAGATCGCCGTGGTGCACAACGGCATCATCGAGAATGCCACGGCGCTCAAGGCCGGTCTCGAATCGCGCGGATACGTGTTCAAGTCGGACACCGACACCGAAGTGCTCGCCCATCTGATCGAGACGGCCTATGCCGGCAACCTCGAAGCCGCGGTGATCGAAGCGTTGCGGCAGGTGGACGGCACGTATGGCATCGCGGTCATCTCGAGCGACGAGAAGGACAAGATCGTCGCGGCCCGCAAGGGCAGTCCGCTGCTGATCGGCATCGGCGAGGGCGAGTACTATGTGGCCTCCGATGCGTCGGCCATTCTGGCCTACACCCGTCACGTGGTGTACCTGGACGACGGCGACATCGCCGTCGTGACCCGCGACGGATACAAGGTGCTCGATCTCGATTCGGTGACCCGCGAGAAGCCGGTCACGCGCATCGAATGGGACCTCGCGCAGATCGAGCGGGGCGGATATCCGCACTTCATGCTCAAGGAGATCTTCGAGCAGCCGACCACGGTGGAGAACACCATGCGTGGACGTCTCATTCTCGAGGAAGGATTCTCCAAGCTGGGGGGGCTCAATATCCCGAAGGACGATCTGCTCGCGGTCGACAACATCATCATCACCGCCTGCGGCACGAGCTGGCATTCGGCCCTCATCGGCGAGATGATGATCGAGGAACTCTGCCGCATTCCGGTCGAAGTGGAATACGCCTCCGAGTTCCGCTACCGCAATCCGATCGTCACGCCGCGCACGCTGTGCATCGTGATCTCGCAGTCCGGTGAGACGGCCGACACGCTGGCTGCCATGCGCGAAGCGAAACGTCGCGGTGCGCGCACGCTGGGGCTCGTGAACGTGGTCGGCTCCACCATCGCCCGTGAGGACGATGGCGGTATCTACCTGCATGCCGGTCCGGAAATCGGTGTGGCGTCGACCAAGGCGTTCACGAGCCAGGTGGTGGCGCTGGCGCTCTTCACGCTCAAACTCGCGCGTCTGCGCGACATGAGTGTGCAACGCGGCCGTGAACTCGCGCAGGCGCTGGCCAGGTTGCCCGAGCAGATCCAGAGCATTCTCGATCGTGCGGATGAGATCGAGGAGGTGGCCGAGGAGTTCAAGCGGGCGTCCAATTTCCTGTATCTTGGCCGGGGCTACAACTTCCCCGCCGCGCTCGAAGGCGCGCTCAAGCTCAAGGAAATCTCGTACATCCACGCCGAGGGGTATCCGGCGGCCGAGATGAAACACGGGCCCATCGCACTCATCGACGAGATGATGCCGGTGGTGTGCATCGCGCCGCACGATTCGGTGTTCGACAAGATCACGTCGAACATCCAGGAGGTGAAGGCACGCAAGGGCAAGATCATCGCGATCACCACGCGTGACGAGCCGTCGCTGGCGGGCAAGCTGGACTACGAGTTCCGCATCCCCGAAACGGTGGATCTGCTGACGCCCATCCTGGCCTCGGTGCCACTGCAGCTGCTGGCGTACTACATCGCGGTGAAGCGGGGCTGCAACGTGGACCAGCCGCGGAATCTGGCCAAGAGCGTGACCGTCGAATAG
- the glmM gene encoding phosphoglucosamine mutase encodes MAFDGLMVSVSGVRGRVGDALTPEVVATFAAAFGAWASRTGNRRVVVGRDSRVSGPMFTRIVHGALESVGCTVIDIGMVPTPTIQLAVEHHHAAGGLGITASHNPIEWNALKFIGPSGLFLSAAEGAEMRSLLDSGIPRATWDKLGEIVRDDEAVHRHIAQVLALPWLDAEGIRARRFRVALDCCHGAGSVIMPALLTELGCEVYAINMEADGRFHRPPEPVAENLGELEALVRSTKADIGFATDPDVDRLALVLDDGKAPGEDYTLAFAARTVLRHRPGPVVTNLSTSKVVSDVAHELGVPFHFASVGEVNVAIAMRDAGATIGGEGNGGVILPELHLGRDAPVGAALMLQLMLEEGRPLSQLVADRARYVIVKDKLDRPDASLDAVYAALRAAFADASADTQDGLRLDWSDRWVHLRPSGTEPIVRVIAEAPTDAEARQLILQAREPLDALVSL; translated from the coding sequence ATGGCGTTTGATGGGTTGATGGTCAGTGTGTCGGGGGTGCGGGGCCGCGTCGGTGACGCGCTCACGCCGGAGGTGGTCGCGACGTTTGCCGCAGCATTCGGGGCCTGGGCCTCGCGCACGGGCAATCGCCGCGTGGTCGTGGGACGCGACAGTCGCGTATCGGGCCCGATGTTCACGCGCATCGTGCATGGTGCGCTCGAATCGGTGGGATGCACGGTCATCGATATCGGCATGGTCCCGACGCCCACCATTCAGCTGGCCGTCGAACATCATCATGCCGCCGGCGGTCTTGGCATCACGGCCAGCCACAATCCGATCGAATGGAACGCGCTCAAGTTCATCGGGCCGTCCGGACTGTTTCTGTCGGCTGCCGAAGGCGCCGAGATGCGGTCGTTGCTCGACAGCGGCATCCCCCGCGCCACATGGGACAAGCTCGGCGAGATCGTCCGTGACGATGAAGCCGTTCATCGGCACATCGCGCAGGTGCTCGCGTTGCCGTGGCTCGATGCCGAGGGCATCCGCGCGCGACGTTTCCGCGTGGCGCTCGATTGTTGTCATGGCGCGGGCAGTGTGATCATGCCGGCGCTGCTCACCGAGCTGGGATGCGAGGTGTACGCGATCAACATGGAGGCCGATGGTCGCTTCCATCGTCCGCCCGAACCGGTGGCCGAGAACCTCGGCGAACTCGAAGCGCTGGTGCGCAGTACGAAGGCCGACATCGGGTTCGCCACCGATCCCGATGTCGATCGCCTCGCGCTCGTGCTGGACGATGGCAAGGCGCCCGGAGAGGACTACACGCTGGCGTTCGCGGCGCGTACGGTGTTGCGGCATCGTCCCGGTCCGGTGGTGACCAATCTCTCCACCAGCAAGGTCGTGTCCGATGTCGCGCACGAACTCGGCGTGCCGTTCCATTTTGCCAGTGTGGGTGAAGTGAACGTGGCCATCGCCATGCGTGATGCCGGCGCGACCATCGGCGGGGAAGGGAACGGCGGAGTCATCCTCCCCGAGCTGCATCTCGGACGCGATGCACCGGTGGGTGCGGCGCTCATGTTGCAGCTCATGCTCGAGGAAGGCCGTCCGTTGTCGCAACTTGTGGCCGATCGCGCACGCTACGTGATCGTGAAGGACAAGCTCGATCGCCCCGATGCATCGCTCGACGCGGTGTATGCCGCATTGCGGGCGGCGTTCGCCGACGCCTCGGCGGACACGCAGGACGGTCTGCGGCTCGACTGGTCCGATCGGTGGGTGCATCTGCGCCCCTCGGGGACCGAGCCGATCGTGCGCGTCATCGCCGAAGCCCCCACCGACGCCGAAGCGCGTCAACTCATTTTGCAGGCCCGCGAGCCGCTCGACGCGCTCGTTTCCCTCTGA
- a CDS encoding aminotransferase class I/II-fold pyridoxal phosphate-dependent enzyme: MTRIYDEDLAGGLATRAIHAGQRPDEVSGAIMTPLYLTSTYVQESIGVNKGYEYARGKNPTRQALERNVATLEGGRHGFAFSSGMGCLDSIMKLFRAGDHIVCAENVYGGTFRLFDRILRHLGLSFSYVDTSDPQRVADVMTPATRALLVETPTNPLMRLTDLRAMSDIARRHEALLIVDNTFATPVFQRPLELGADIVWHSTTKYINGHSDMIGGLAVVLEDELADRLQFILNAAGAVPGPFDAWLALRGTKTLPLRMKQHDANGRAIAAFLEQRIGPERVIYPGLAHHPHHELAKQQMSGFGGMMTLELGSIDNARRFLERVRVFSLAESLGGVESLTNHPFSMTHGSVPADVKQAMGLTDGMVRLSCGIEDAEDLIGDLEGALEGL; encoded by the coding sequence ATGACGCGCATTTACGACGAAGATCTCGCGGGTGGCCTCGCCACACGCGCCATTCATGCCGGCCAGCGTCCCGACGAAGTGTCGGGCGCCATCATGACCCCGCTGTACCTCACGTCCACCTACGTGCAGGAGAGCATCGGCGTCAACAAGGGGTACGAGTACGCGCGGGGCAAGAACCCCACGCGGCAGGCGCTCGAGCGCAACGTGGCGACGCTGGAAGGCGGCCGTCACGGCTTTGCCTTCAGCAGCGGCATGGGCTGCCTCGACTCGATCATGAAACTGTTCCGCGCCGGTGATCACATCGTGTGCGCGGAGAACGTGTACGGCGGCACGTTCCGGCTGTTCGATCGCATCCTGCGGCATCTGGGACTGTCCTTCTCGTACGTGGACACCAGTGATCCCCAGCGGGTGGCCGATGTCATGACGCCGGCCACGCGGGCGCTCCTCGTGGAGACGCCCACCAATCCGCTGATGCGGCTCACCGATCTTCGTGCCATGAGCGACATCGCCAGGCGGCACGAGGCCTTGTTGATCGTGGACAACACCTTCGCGACGCCGGTCTTTCAGCGTCCGCTGGAACTCGGCGCCGACATCGTCTGGCATTCGACCACGAAATACATCAACGGCCACTCCGATATGATCGGCGGGCTGGCGGTGGTACTTGAGGACGAGCTAGCGGACCGTCTCCAGTTCATTCTCAATGCGGCCGGGGCCGTGCCGGGGCCATTCGATGCCTGGCTCGCCCTGCGTGGGACGAAGACCCTGCCGCTCCGCATGAAGCAGCACGATGCCAACGGCCGGGCGATCGCGGCGTTTCTCGAACAGCGCATCGGACCGGAGCGGGTGATCTACCCCGGACTCGCGCACCATCCGCATCACGAACTGGCGAAGCAGCAGATGTCGGGATTTGGCGGCATGATGACGCTCGAGCTCGGTTCGATCGACAACGCCCGCCGTTTCCTCGAGCGCGTGCGGGTGTTCTCGCTGGCCGAATCGCTGGGCGGCGTGGAGAGCCTCACGAATCATCCGTTCTCGATGACGCATGGGTCCGTGCCGGCCGACGTGAAGCAGGCCATGGGGCTCACCGACGGCATGGTTCGCCTGTCCTGCGGCATCGAGGACGCGGAGGACCTGATCGGGGATCTGGAGGGGGCGCTCGAGGGGTTGTGA
- a CDS encoding M48 family metallopeptidase gives MPTTPLTQISSVTWEHPADRAALQTLRALPGFDEVVRKIANVFGERGVRNLFLGDAVLVGPTQRPRLHALYQEVLAALDWPNAGQPAPQLYVAQTPIANAGAVGFDQPFIVISSGTLELLDPAEQRFVLAQQLGHIMTGRTTYRTIALIVLFFGMSALPLLASIALLPFQLALLEWYRKSELSADRAGMLGTQDPRTSLMTFLKLAGGRADGDTIDLDAYLAQAADYELGGTAWDSVLKALNTALREHPFHTVRAGELRRWEQSGAYAAIVSGEYIRRGSEAERPLREDIKDARDYYADKAKAAAETVGDVINRAADAFRDAFRAAATATSAAAGDGGPSDAPPPPPPAGPSAS, from the coding sequence ATGCCCACTACCCCACTCACGCAGATCTCGTCGGTCACCTGGGAACATCCCGCCGACCGCGCGGCGCTGCAGACCCTGCGCGCCCTTCCTGGTTTTGACGAAGTCGTCCGCAAGATCGCCAATGTTTTTGGTGAACGCGGCGTCCGGAATCTCTTCCTCGGCGATGCCGTCCTGGTCGGCCCCACGCAACGGCCACGCCTCCATGCGCTGTATCAGGAGGTGCTGGCCGCGCTCGACTGGCCCAACGCGGGCCAGCCGGCGCCGCAGTTGTACGTGGCGCAGACGCCCATCGCCAATGCGGGCGCCGTGGGGTTCGATCAGCCGTTCATCGTGATCAGCTCCGGCACGCTGGAGTTGCTCGACCCCGCCGAACAACGCTTCGTGCTCGCGCAACAGCTCGGGCACATCATGACCGGACGTACGACCTATCGCACCATCGCGCTCATCGTGCTCTTCTTCGGCATGAGCGCGCTGCCGCTGCTGGCATCGATCGCGTTGCTGCCCTTCCAGCTCGCCCTGCTCGAGTGGTACCGCAAGTCGGAGCTCTCGGCCGACCGGGCGGGCATGCTGGGCACGCAGGACCCGCGCACCAGTCTGATGACGTTCCTCAAGCTGGCCGGTGGCCGGGCCGACGGGGACACCATCGATCTCGATGCCTACCTGGCGCAGGCGGCCGATTACGAGCTGGGCGGCACCGCGTGGGACAGTGTGCTCAAGGCGCTCAACACGGCGCTGCGTGAACACCCCTTCCACACTGTGCGCGCGGGTGAGCTGCGCCGGTGGGAGCAGTCGGGGGCCTACGCCGCGATCGTGAGTGGCGAGTACATCCGCCGCGGCTCGGAAGCCGAACGCCCATTGCGCGAGGACATCAAGGACGCCCGGGACTACTACGCCGACAAGGCCAAAGCCGCCGCCGAAACCGTGGGCGACGTGATCAATCGCGCGGCGGACGCGTTCCGGGATGCGTTCCGGGCCGCCGCAACGGCCACTTCGGCGGCTGCGGGGGACGGTGGGCCGTCCGATGCGCCGCCGCCACCGCCGCCGGCTGGGCCCTCGGCGAGTTAG
- the purD gene encoding phosphoribosylamine--glycine ligase yields the protein MKILLLGSGGREHALADTLLRENTAIELLTAPGNPGIAELGRLVAIDPNDPKAVAAIAEQEQVDLVVVGPEAPLEAGVVDYLQQRGVPAFGPTMGAATVETSKADTKALMMAAGIPTAHAETHRDAAAAKDAVRARFGAPVVIKASGLAAGKGVIVCQSEAEAFDAIDRILDDRAFGDAGSECLVESFMTGEELSLFAVTDGYDVLPMIGAQDHKRLLDGDEGPNTGGMGAYTPVSFSTPSLVDDVTERVLLPTLHALRKRGTPFTGLLYAGLMLTPDGPRVVEFNCRFGDPETQAILPMLTSSLLDPMLAVARGARIGNMPAFTWRPGASVTTVVASSGYPDAPRKGMAITLPDFGDQVRVFHAGTSRDASGVLRTSGGRVFAVTALADTFRAAQQASREAAARIEFDGAIFRSDIGWREAARLA from the coding sequence GTGAAGATCCTGCTCCTCGGTTCCGGCGGCCGCGAACATGCGCTCGCCGATACGCTTCTGCGCGAAAACACCGCCATCGAATTGCTCACCGCGCCCGGCAATCCCGGGATCGCGGAACTCGGTCGGCTCGTGGCCATCGATCCGAACGATCCCAAAGCGGTGGCGGCGATCGCCGAACAGGAGCAGGTGGACCTCGTGGTCGTCGGGCCGGAGGCGCCGCTGGAGGCCGGGGTCGTGGATTACCTGCAGCAGCGCGGGGTCCCGGCGTTCGGCCCCACCATGGGCGCCGCCACCGTCGAGACGTCCAAGGCCGACACCAAGGCGCTGATGATGGCGGCCGGCATTCCCACGGCGCACGCGGAAACCCATCGGGATGCCGCGGCGGCGAAGGACGCCGTGCGTGCCCGTTTCGGTGCGCCGGTGGTCATCAAGGCCAGCGGGTTGGCCGCGGGCAAGGGGGTCATCGTCTGCCAGAGTGAAGCCGAGGCGTTCGATGCCATCGATCGCATTCTCGACGACCGGGCGTTCGGTGATGCGGGCAGCGAGTGTCTGGTGGAGTCGTTCATGACCGGCGAGGAGCTGTCGCTCTTTGCGGTGACCGATGGCTACGATGTACTGCCGATGATCGGCGCGCAGGATCACAAGCGTCTGCTCGATGGTGACGAGGGCCCGAACACCGGCGGCATGGGCGCCTATACACCGGTGTCGTTCTCCACACCGTCACTGGTGGACGATGTCACCGAACGTGTTCTGCTGCCCACGCTGCACGCGCTACGCAAGCGCGGCACGCCGTTCACGGGGCTGCTGTACGCCGGACTCATGCTGACGCCCGACGGCCCCAGGGTGGTGGAGTTCAACTGCCGCTTCGGCGATCCGGAAACGCAGGCCATCCTGCCGATGCTCACGAGCAGCCTGCTCGATCCCATGCTGGCGGTGGCGCGCGGGGCACGCATCGGCAACATGCCGGCCTTCACCTGGCGACCGGGTGCGAGTGTGACCACGGTGGTCGCGTCGAGCGGGTATCCTGATGCGCCACGGAAAGGCATGGCCATCACGCTACCCGATTTTGGGGACCAGGTACGAGTGTTCCATGCCGGCACGAGCCGCGATGCATCGGGTGTGCTGCGCACGAGTGGCGGACGGGTGTTCGCGGTGACCGCGCTGGCCGACACGTTCCGCGCCGCGCAGCAGGCCAGCCGTGAAGCGGCGGCGCGCATCGAATTCGACGGCGCGATCTTCCGCTCCGATATCGGTTGGCGGGAAGCGGCGCGGCTTGCCTGA
- the mutM gene encoding bifunctional DNA-formamidopyrimidine glycosylase/DNA-(apurinic or apyrimidinic site) lyase: MPELPETETIARDLHAMIVGTAVRDVTVHRPDVLRETSAEALPAALRGAHITRVWRRAKLVVLDLETPAPISWYVAVQPRFTGGLVVDDGSLPAEELAYVCVTLHLADDRRVHYRDVRRLGTVALMSPARFQAYSAGLGPEPLDPALDIATFSGLLRASRQSIKVTLMDQRRLAGVGNIYANEALWRAGIDPSREARTLQEPETTRLLQELREVLTASIAARGTSFRDYRDARGERGSFVEQLAAYGRGGEPCARCGRRLVVTHAVDGRSTVFCPGCQF; this comes from the coding sequence TTGCCTGAACTTCCGGAAACGGAGACCATCGCGCGCGATCTGCATGCGATGATCGTGGGAACGGCGGTGCGCGACGTGACCGTTCATCGCCCCGATGTGCTGCGGGAGACATCGGCGGAGGCGCTGCCGGCGGCGTTACGTGGAGCGCACATCACCAGGGTGTGGCGGCGGGCCAAGCTCGTCGTGCTCGATCTCGAAACGCCTGCGCCGATATCCTGGTACGTGGCGGTGCAGCCACGTTTCACCGGCGGCCTCGTGGTGGACGACGGGTCGTTGCCCGCAGAAGAGCTGGCCTATGTCTGTGTGACCCTGCATCTCGCCGACGACCGGCGTGTCCACTATCGCGACGTCCGTCGTCTGGGCACCGTGGCATTGATGTCACCGGCCCGTTTTCAGGCGTATTCTGCGGGATTGGGCCCCGAGCCTCTTGACCCGGCGTTGGACATCGCCACATTTTCGGGTCTTCTTCGGGCATCGCGCCAGTCCATCAAGGTAACTTTGATGGATCAGCGACGACTGGCCGGCGTTGGCAACATCTACGCGAACGAGGCCTTGTGGCGCGCCGGTATCGATCCATCCCGCGAAGCACGCACCCTGCAGGAGCCCGAGACGACGCGGCTGCTGCAGGAGCTGCGCGAGGTGTTGACCGCCAGCATCGCGGCGCGCGGCACCAGCTTCCGGGACTATCGCGATGCGCGAGGTGAGCGTGGCAGCTTTGTCGAGCAACTGGCCGCGTACGGACGCGGCGGTGAACCCTGCGCTCGCTGCGGGCGACGGCTCGTGGTCACCCACGCCGTCGATGGCCGCAGCACGGTCTTCTGCCCGGGCTGCCAGTTCTGA
- a CDS encoding GIY-YIG nuclease family protein has product MAAARSSARAASSDRFPGAPAPQAEQLDLAVDTPAFDPALHVERLREQVRASARNEPGVYLMRGPHGDVLYVGKSTQVRTRLLSYFRLPWPEHRHARLLRETARIEWEPQPSEFGALLREVRLIRAHLPRYNVRSARPLDKWWVITIAKGIAPRLRVQRASAAARSRDVAQVIGPFASRRPLVDALRVLNDALGLRDCSDRIRMHLRDVVELFDAHHPAMQRTPGCHRYETRRCLGPCVGATGAYEYHTQLSRAKAVLEGRDDSPQQHLVREMAAASAALSYERAGWLRDRLTALQELDAQLARVREALSRPSCVYAVPGRLGDDRLYLIRHGCVVAEARCDDPESVNALQTLETRPLQTPTGAMVDRLDELLLVESWLRGRQREQALVADTVIEALQQLAAHYSTHRSAHDSTPYSLPGSGMSSTSA; this is encoded by the coding sequence ATGGCCGCAGCACGGTCTTCTGCCCGGGCTGCCAGTTCTGACCGGTTCCCGGGCGCGCCCGCGCCGCAGGCGGAGCAGCTCGATCTTGCCGTCGACACTCCGGCATTCGACCCGGCACTCCACGTCGAGCGACTGCGCGAGCAGGTCCGCGCGTCGGCTCGCAACGAGCCCGGCGTGTATCTCATGCGCGGTCCGCATGGCGACGTCCTCTACGTAGGCAAGAGCACGCAGGTCCGCACCCGGCTGCTGTCGTATTTCCGGCTGCCGTGGCCCGAGCACCGGCATGCGCGTCTGCTGCGCGAGACCGCGCGCATCGAATGGGAACCGCAGCCCAGTGAATTCGGTGCCCTGCTGCGCGAGGTGCGTCTCATCCGCGCACACCTGCCCCGCTACAACGTGCGTTCGGCGCGTCCGCTCGACAAATGGTGGGTCATCACGATCGCGAAAGGCATCGCGCCGCGTCTGCGCGTGCAGCGCGCCAGCGCCGCGGCCCGCTCGCGCGACGTGGCGCAGGTCATCGGGCCGTTCGCCTCACGTCGTCCGCTCGTGGACGCACTGCGGGTGCTCAACGATGCGCTCGGACTCCGCGATTGTTCCGATCGAATCCGCATGCATCTGCGGGACGTGGTGGAGTTGTTCGACGCCCATCATCCGGCCATGCAACGCACGCCGGGGTGTCATCGCTACGAAACGCGCCGGTGCCTGGGCCCGTGTGTGGGCGCCACGGGGGCCTACGAGTATCACACGCAGTTGTCGCGCGCGAAGGCGGTGCTCGAAGGACGCGACGATTCGCCACAACAGCATCTCGTGCGGGAGATGGCCGCGGCCAGTGCGGCGCTGTCGTACGAACGTGCGGGCTGGCTCCGGGATCGTCTCACCGCCCTGCAGGAACTCGACGCACAACTCGCGCGGGTGCGGGAGGCGCTGTCGCGTCCCAGCTGTGTCTATGCCGTGCCTGGACGGCTGGGAGACGATCGATTGTATCTCATCCGGCACGGGTGTGTGGTGGCCGAAGCGCGCTGCGACGATCCGGAATCGGTGAACGCCCTGCAGACCCTCGAGACGCGCCCCCTGCAGACGCCCACCGGCGCCATGGTCGACCGTCTGGATGAATTGCTGCTGGTGGAATCGTGGTTACGGGGACGGCAGCGCGAGCAGGCGCTCGTGGCCGATACGGTGATCGAGGCGCTGCAGCAGTTGGCCGCACACTACTCGACGCATCGCTCGGCACACGACTCGACGCCCTACTCGTTGCCGGGCAGCGGAATGAGTTCCACGTCCGCCTGA
- a CDS encoding metallophosphoesterase family protein, protein MTQHATIIGLISDTHGLVRPEVFEALQGVSQILHAGDVGPADVLTELATIAPVRAVWGNTDAPGRPDLVERIEDVIDGVRIVVTHGHELGAPTPPKLVSAYPSADVIVYGHTHQQLVTKAARRLVVNPGAAGPRRFKLQPCVARLYIHRGQADVELIPLPGNE, encoded by the coding sequence ATGACCCAGCACGCCACGATCATCGGACTGATCTCCGACACGCACGGACTCGTACGCCCCGAGGTCTTCGAAGCCCTCCAGGGTGTCTCCCAGATTCTGCACGCCGGCGACGTCGGGCCGGCCGACGTGCTCACCGAACTGGCCACCATCGCGCCGGTACGTGCAGTGTGGGGCAACACCGACGCGCCCGGCCGGCCGGATCTCGTGGAGCGCATCGAAGACGTCATCGACGGCGTGCGCATCGTCGTGACGCATGGACACGAACTCGGTGCGCCCACCCCCCCGAAGCTCGTCAGCGCCTATCCCTCAGCGGACGTGATCGTGTATGGCCACACGCATCAGCAACTCGTGACCAAGGCCGCGCGGCGTCTCGTGGTGAATCCCGGCGCGGCAGGACCGCGCCGCTTCAAGCTGCAGCCCTGCGTGGCCAGACTGTACATCCATCGCGGTCAGGCGGACGTGGAACTCATTCCGCTGCCCGGCAACGAGTAG